One Leopardus geoffroyi isolate Oge1 chromosome C1, O.geoffroyi_Oge1_pat1.0, whole genome shotgun sequence DNA segment encodes these proteins:
- the ADGRL4 gene encoding adhesion G protein-coupled receptor L4 isoform X4, which translates to MKLLPLLVGFSTLLNCSYTQNCTKTPCLPNAKCEIRNGIEACYCNMGFSGNGVTICEDDNECGNLTQSCGENANCTNTEGSYYCMCAPGFRSSSNQDRFITNDGTLCIDIDECSGSAACGDHAVCENVDGGYNCSCKEGYQTSTGKSQFMPNDGTYCQENVSADCHLDNACIAANIDKMLTKIRHIKEPVALLQEVYRNSVKDLSPMDIITYIEILAESSPLLGDMNSTNSTKDTPSNSTLTEFVKTVNNFVQKDTFIVWDKLPTNRRRTHLTKLMHATEQATLRIAQNFQKTTQFDTNSSDIALKAFCFDSNHMKYIHPHMNVDGDYIKIFPKRKAAYDSYGNVAVTFLYYKSIGPLFSSSDNFLLEPQSYDNSEEEERVVSSVISVSISSNPPTLYELEKITFTLSHIKLEPCVPKSSGFTLSNFIETTDKYRSQCAFWNYSPDTMNGSWSSVGCELTYSNETHTSCRCNHLTHFAILMSSGPSIGIKDYNILTRITQLGIIISLICLAICIFTFWFFSEIQSTRTTIHKNLCCNLFLAELVFLVGINTNTNKLFCSIIAGLLHYFFLAAFAWMCIEGIHLYLIVVGVIYNKGFLHKNFYIFGYLSPAVVVGFSASLGYRYYGTTKVCWLSTENNFIWSFIGPACLIILIILRHST; encoded by the exons ATGATAATGAGTGTGGAAATTTGACCCAGTCCTGTGGTGAAAATGCCAACTGCACTAACACAGAGGGAAGTTACTACTGTATGTGTGCACCTGGTTTCAGATCCAGCAGTAACCAGGACAGGTTTATCACAAATGATGGAACCCTCTGCATAG ataTAGATGAGTGCAGTGGATCAGCTGCCTGTGGTGATCATGCGGTATGTGAAAACGTGGACGGTGGGTATAATTGCTCCTGCAAGGAAGGTTATCAGACATCCACAGGAAAATCTCAGTTCATGCCTAATGATGGCACTTACTGCCAAG aaaaTGTGAGTGCAGACTGCCATCTAGATAATGCCTGTATTGCTGCAAATATTGATAAGATGTTAACAAAA ATTAGACACATAAAAGAACCTGTGGCTCTGCTACAAGAAGTCTATAGAAATTCTGTGAAAGATCTTTCGCCAATggatataattacatatatagaaatattagCTGAATCATCCCCATTACTGGGTGACATGAATAGCACTAATTCAACCAAGGACACTCCTTCTAATTCAACTCTTACT gaATTTGTAAAGACTGTGAATAATTTTGTTCAAAAGGACACGTTTATCGTTTGGGACAAGTTACCTACGAATCGTAGAAGAACTCATCTTACAAAACTGATGCATGCTACTGAACAGGCTACCTTAAGGATAGCTCAGAACTTCCAAAAGACCACTCAGTTTGATACTAATTCAAGTGATATAG CTCTCAAAGCTTTCTGTTTTGATTCAAATCACATGAAATATATTCATCCCCATATGAATGTGGATGGAGATTATATAAAgatatttccaaagagaaaagcTGCATATGATTCATATG GCAATGTTGcagttacatttttatattataagaGTATTGGTCCCTTGTTTTCATCATCTGACAACTTCTTATTGGAACCTCAAAGTTATGATAAttctgaagaggaagaaagagttgTTTCTTCAGTGATTTCAGTCTCTATTAGCTCGAACCCACCCACACTGtatgaacttgaaaaaataacatttacattaagTCACATAAAG CTGGAACCCTGTGTTCCCAAGTCTTCGGGGTTTACTCTCTCTAACTTCATTGAG ACCACAGATAAGTATAGGAGTCAGTGTGCATTTTGGAACTACTCACCTGACACCATGAATGGCAGCTGGTCTTCAGTGGGTTGTGAGCTGACATACTCAAATGAGACCCATACCTCATGCCGCTGTAACCACCTGACACATTTTGCAATTTTGATGTCTTCTGGTCCTTCCATT GGTATTAAAGATTATAATATTCTTACAAGGATCACTCAACTAGGAATAATTATTTCACTGATTTGCCTTGCCATATGCATTTTTACCTTCTGGTTCTTCAGTGAAATTCAAAGCACCAGAACGACAATTCACAAAAATCTCTGCTGTAACCTATTCCTTGCTGAACTTGTTTTTCTGGTTGGGATCAATACAAATACTAATAAG CTCTTCTGTTCAATCATTGCTGGGCTgctgcattatttctttttagctgcCTTTGCATGGATGTGCATTGAAGGCATACACCTCTATCTCATTGTTGTGGGTGTCATCTACAACAAGGGATTTTTGCACaagaatttttatatctttggcTATCTCAGCCCAGCTGTGGTAGTTGGATTTTCAGCATCGCTAGGATATAGATATTATGGCACCACTAAAGT atgtTGGCTTAGCACAGAAAACAACTTTATTTGGAGTTTTATAGGACCAGCATGTCTAATCATTCTT